In Limanda limanda chromosome 21, fLimLim1.1, whole genome shotgun sequence, a genomic segment contains:
- the si:ch211-136m16.8 gene encoding uncharacterized protein si:ch211-136m16.8, whose product MDPDNNSTSLVERTLWSVWYYITGAVNRLLRPEPTTPEYNDHDSFQQPAADSEPADSRQPDSEGQGVDEERPLATTSLLSSPRSVVVWELCSTGDDLGLEEEIMQYRSQQSGGPESKASEEAEVTREEQLGQTGTDDARLVKAAREYKEVEDGDEKCFPHGQEETTENDGPLNITVDDMSEELRGNGRQAGAEEDDHGKVDEKGEDDKMHLEHEPTLEMEDAEITLCLRTDLSPEEERYMHREEARLLRDAAGEGKNRDGLSQLGSEIRIAYDEGRTQVKHQLLVCEELSENDREVKGDPGSSSLEDELTLTFVESGKESEGVGHEHVMGELGEDEEETADHQAIDEEFFTEQAACNEEVVQNSEAELQTAEVRDTEKEDVAKYIEVQTIKPETDDVNDEKLKVATTDVSVEERFFDKDQTEVESFSSEVQDKESNMEAACTTALVTVIPKGQTGQEISGENIPPGEGEGHAVVVEELQSPTSQGTQGGVPDYNNEPGPDENTTQRFLEVGNYKESNATLLPEEVESKEWENLQNSGTGRGFSPVREHKKEERDGTEDFKKEDTKILQLTDAGLPQETEETIVEPEIEGSGQKDETFSSSMRTRIGELEEEFETHVGATEETPKKTEEQDGTEELLVDFETHEDLSGTKEAAGGDGETTGEALKTLKAEEQRMTEMSFYQVSGDAEQNSIKTLDFKDIIEPGFVKQLDEPKLPEGSSVEMHDAEIDMEETGSGVEEQGTEDEMEIKNEMEALNLAAELTSENNKNIWLAKSELTTPDESLDSKNQPSDEASEASAAADQLMTIKGKPKDLDVIGKEEMEKLGAESEESSFSRSQDLIDEAILDLWIETASLKDGDGMEQREGPEPGGPLVKEREEQSDETEEENEKLVESMSGESGLVSDTEMSPSAAESEVLDQSVSGWSTDHSESHLLESTSSGSLQDIMDLFAGALESADVSELSTLQPDSESQDVSLEEAAETGQSDLTEEESTHETGFHPGSGIISLEAGCFTVRSDQSQDKTDEEQVESAESETGKQREIDWKHSGEEDPETLYTEEKTEDADAPGEAAASDSPGETEHAESGRPGSGSEVLLQDQITGTDSEDVTFDEKLEQPQDTAWWEDIAEGAEEPTATQVDGSALDFTPQKSRIAVKNPRVRPPSDPRSLLHMPSADPTPSPRLPVKVPRGVPLGGMGIGMKLPGLGAGFPALKKTKRVMTEEKSSDTFSQEPETKTEEQSDAIKQDEEKPKPKWMPPRHPGFGNPLMSELKNKLRKPTNE is encoded by the exons ATGGACCCGGACAATAACTCCACTTCCCTGGTGGAGAGGACCCTGTGGTCCGTCTgg TATTATATAACCGGAGCAGTGAACAGACTTCTCCGTCCAGAGCCCACGACCCCCGAGTACAATGACCACGACTCCTTCCAGCAACCTGCAGCTGACAGTGAACCTGCTGACAGCCGTCAACCAGACTCCGAGGGACAGGGTGTCGATGAAGAACGGCCTCTTGCGACGACCTCTCTGCTTAGTTCTCCGAGGTCGGTTGTTGTCTGGGAGCTTTGCAGCACAGGTGATGACCTCGGGCTCGAGGAAGAAATCATGCAGTACCGAAGCCAACAGAGTGGAGGCCCTGAGAGCAAAGCatctgaggaggctgaggtcacCAGAGAGGAACAGCTCGGCCAAACAGGAACTGATGATGCAAGGTTGGTTAAAGCTGCAAGAGAATACAAAGAGGTAGAGGATGGTGATGAGAAATGTTTCCCTCACGGACAAGAAGAGACGACAGAGAATGACGGCCCTTTAAATATAACAGTAGATGACATGAGTGAAGAGCTGAGGGGAAATGGAAGACAGGCCGGTGCTGAGGAGGATGACCACGGAAAAGTGGATGAAAAGGGGGAAGATGATAAAATGCACCTTGAACATGAACCAACTTTGGAGATGGAAGATGCTGAGATAACGTTGTGCTTGAGGACAGATCTCAGTCCAGAAGAGGAGCGTTACATGCACAGAGAAGAAGCAAGGCTGCTGAGGGATGCAGCGGGAGAAGGAAAAAACCGTGATGGGTTGTCACAGCTGGGCTCGGAAATCAGAATCGCGTACGATGAGGGGAGAACACAAGTCAAACATCAGTTACTCGTCTGTGAGGAGCTCTCGGAAAATGACAGAGAAGTCAAGGGAGACCCAGGCTCTTCCTCGCTGGAGGATGAATTAACTTTGACCTTCGTAGAAAGTGGTAAAGAGTCAGAGGGCGTTGGACATGAGCACGTGATGGGGGAGCTGGGTGAGGACGAAGAGGAGACTGCAGACCACCAGGCGATAGATGAAGAGTTTTTTACTGAACAGGCTGCATGTAATGAAGAAGTTGTGCAGAATTCTGAAGCAGAGCTGCAAACAGCTGAAGTTAGAGATACAGAAAAAGAGGATGTGGCCAAATACATCGAAGTGCAAACCATAAAACCAGAGACGGATGATGTgaatgatgaaaaattgaaaGTGGCAACAACAGACGTTTCAGTGGAGGAGAGATTTTTTGATAAGGATCAAACAGAAGTGGAGAGTTTTTCCAGTGAAGTGCAAGACAAAGAAAGTAACATGGAAGCAGCATGTACGACCGCTTTAGTTACAGTAATACCCAAAGGCCAAACTGGACAGGAAATAAGCGGAGAAAATATTCCCCCGGGGGAAGGCGAAGGCCATGCCGTtgtggtggaggagctgcaatCTCCGACCAGCCAGGGAACACAAGGGGGAGTTCCTGACTACAACAATGAGCCTGGGCCAGatgaaaatacaacacaaaggTTCCTGGAAGTAGGAAATTACAAGGAAAGCAATGCCACCCTATTACCAGAAGAGGTGGAGAGCAAAGAGTGGGAGAACCTTCAAAACAGTGGCACTGGACGTGGGTTTTCCCCAGTGAGGGAGCATAAGAAGGAGGAACGAGACGGAACAGAAGATTTTAAGAAGGAGGATACAAAGATACTGCAGCTTACAGACGCTGGATTACCACAAGAGACTGAGGAGACGATTGTTGAACCAGAAATCGAAGGATCAGGACAGAAAGACGAGACATTCTCGAGCTCGATGAGGACGAGGATCGGAGAGTTAGAAGAAGAATTTGAGACCCACGTTGGTGCAACAGAGGAGACTCCTAAGAAAACAGAAGAGCAGGATGGAACTGAAGAGCTGCTGGTTGACTTTGAAACTCATGAAGATTTAAGTGGAACcaaagaagctgcaggaggcgACGGGGAAACGACGGGAGAAGCTTTGAAAACCCTCAAGGctgaagaacagaggatgacaGAGATGAGTTTCTATCAAGTGTCAGGAGATGCTGAGCAAAACAGTATAAAGACTCTGGATTTCAAAGACATTATCGAACCTGGATTTGTGAAACAATTGGACGAGCCTAAGTTACCTGAAGGTAGTAGTGTAGAAATGCACGATGCAGAGATAGATATGGAGGAAACTGGCTCTGGAGTTGAGGAGCAGGGAACAGAAGATGAAATGGAGATCAAGAATGAGATGGAAGCTTTAAATCTGGCAGCTGAGCTAActtctgaaaacaacaaaaatatttgGCTTGCAAAATCGGAATTAACGACACCAGACGAGTCGCTGGACAGTAAAAATCAACCGTCAGACGAAGCATCTGAGGCGAGTGCTGCAGCAGATCAATTGATGACAATCAAGGGCAAACCAAAGGATTTGGATGTGATAGGAaaggaggaaatggaaaaacTTGGGGCCGAATCAGAGGAGAGCTCCTTCAGTAGATCTCAAGACCTGATTGATGAGGCCATCCTTGATTTGTGGATAGAGACAGCATCGCTCAAGGACGGAGACGGAATGGAACAACGTGAAGGGCCTGAACCCGGAGGACCTCtggtcaaagagagagaggagcaatcggatgagacagaggaggagaacgagAAGCTTGTGGAGTCGATGTCAGGAGAATCTGGATTAGTGAGCGACACAGAAATGTCTCCATCAGCAGCAGAGTCTGAAGTATTGGACCAGTCTGTCAGTGGATGGAGTACAGACCACAGTGAGTCCCATCTACTGGAGTCAACAAGCTCTGGGTCCCTTCAGGACATCATGGACTTGTTCGCTGGTGCATTAGAATCAGCAGACGTCTCCGAACTGTCTACACTGCAGCCTGACTCTGAATCTCAGGATGTATCGTTGGAGGAAGCAGCGGAAACGGGGCAGTCGGATCTGACAGAGGAGGAATCGACCCATGAGACAGGATTTCACCCTGGATCTGGAATCATATCACTAGAGGCTGGATGTTTCACAGTGAGATCGGATCAATCTCAAGACAAAACAGATGAAGAACAGGTTGAATCAGCAGAGAGTGAaactggaaaacagagagagatcgACTGGAAACACTCTGGAGAAGAAGATCCTGAGACTCTTTACACAGAAGAGAAAACTGAAGATGCAGATGCACCTGGTGAGGCAGCTGCGTCTGACTCTCCAGGTGAAACTGAACACGCTGAGTCAGGACGACCTGGAAGTGGCTCAGAGGTTTTGTTACAGGACCAAATCACGGGGACGGATTCAGAAGATGTCACCTTTGATGAGAAGTTGGAGCAACCACAGGACACCGCGTGGTGGGAGGATATCGCTGAGGGAGCAGAAGAGCCAACAGCAACTCAG GTGGACGGGTCTGCTCTGGACTTCACCCCACAAAAGTCGAGGATTGCTGTGAAGAACCCTCGTGTCAGGCCGCCCTCAGATCCCCGCTCCTTGCTGCACATGCCCTCAGCGGATCCCACGCCCTCCCCGCGGCTTCCAGTCAAAGTCCCTCGAGGTGTGCCTTTGGGAGGCATGGGCATCGGGATGAAACTGCCAG GCCTTGGCGCAGGTTTCCCCGCTTTGAAAAAGACCAAGCGTGTGATGACGGAAGAAAAAAGCTCAGACACCTTTTCACAG GAACCTGAGACAAAGACTGAGGAGCAGAGTGACGCCATCAAACAAGACGAGGAAAAACCCAAACCTAAATGGATGCCACCTCGACATCCAgg ATTTGGAAATCCCCTCATGTCTGAGCTGAAGAACAAACTGAGGAAGCCCACAAAcgagtga